From Xiphophorus couchianus chromosome 23, X_couchianus-1.0, whole genome shotgun sequence, one genomic window encodes:
- the atg2a gene encoding autophagy-related protein 2 homolog A produces the protein MSRWLFPWSGSIKKRACRYLLQHYLGHFLQERLSLDQLSLDLYNGSGDITNINLDVWAVNELLESLGAPLEMVDGFVGSIQVTIPWQALLTDHCTLEVSGLQITCRPKYRTSGNWESQGWSSSMTSSMQLAQECLKDPPEASEEPPAPLEGLEMFAQTIETVLRRIKVTFIDTIVRIEHQPLDLKTGVALEVHIQRLEYFDEAVKDPSSQTAVPVDIHQPPAFLHKILQLTEVQLLYDIIGAVQGPFGEGHLNSATASEGEEEDEERAEEAKPLKSTACPPSQPLLIGRCSGSIETTVKIKQNDMLPGPKLELDGRGGCVHMLLSPDQITHLADLLAALCIDIEPEKKCGGVNSRPLDSEDLRLIEEDLSKQLGSSPKDREWENEPHLEPYVTSLENGEMFYSMGPAGMSSSVASTRSGSELSDSDMESSTHSLSSLTHPAALTAQGLASCPRRYPVAGCLSSLPHISRTRGRSHSGQAEQLKPEALLRLTLGGLTLTMLQEDPPSDGASSLAQVSQLFFRGLLSFKENMLANKNFNHLRKCLAAACPLSNLRLTGAAVQVTCETRSGRRHCRAVTSDLSFSRLELLECLWQDGKPQYCELLQFQKAGLFTVGAAARPCAQLHYSLTEKHLRKGKQRVLRRDSVIRVELAELSAELDLGILSRLESLSRAFSHCPSQNCGPGLIQTQSVELCSSFTLLSPNAVLRLRFPIPDLRPPPLRRPPSQRAVREETLVLELTELELKHQEAPDLQSQQPAPGQQWGPCLTQLLEASFTDMHGLYEGWEGGSFPCIRVKKNHDSMPRISVRVRGGEAQGPAAGLSGMNLGLMKDLGATFFESHCEFNEKSSSPFSSNRTMFETEEMVIPADPQEMLQFQEQCVAQCQCAVDISFPLAYILLPSKQAFQSIYNRINNDLLMWEPPPPPLPLAPGPDQSRRPYDEFQLCKSAFKLDSDSEEDEPQFYLANDSSGRMQQSVPLPSHNLSLLSLTVIIGKGRLQARTDRKEDETQGELVLDLEGGKIFSVAQHQNDPNLNFLTLESKRVELYHRAVVKDTSIPERLEMPSFTPPTQLDPTIYPTELGVSSVRGREEEPQMLSTAIKITLDLQRNVKEFLVALQLQGATMRHYMTQSNQSWHEQLIDFLDVVDDPILGYTAPAVITILHTHLASCAVDYRPLYLPLRVLFTAESFSLSSNIIVDTATFHLRFILDDSALYLSDKCETDTVDLRKDYVCVLDIDLLELAITTWKGSDSGKLSQPLFELRCSNNVVHLYTCADSCAALVNLLQYLVAQGDLHPPPRHTSPTEIAGQKLPLSESPASLPPCPPAETAEINQYDLADALIDTERSHRDSLEPESPSVPRGSPVSVYLFPGEGSKQNPSVLQREESELDGLVATAMEAQPDMILDDGSEGSTDNDDFCILEAPGMGIPPRDGEPVVTVLCEGPIKVKDSHFSRPRGSSDLLRAPSGFPVPHTRVVLKEISVVWHLYGGKDFGGKPMSIHAQNSNRGRSVPVGVRGSPSRSVASARPQNSWRWAGGSGRQHSLLMEIQLTKVSFQHESYPVAVAGQDGDGSLTSGVGPSGEQPLSRQVFIVQELEVRDRLASSQLNKFLYLYTSESMPRRAHSNMLTVKALQVLPESGLGGPECCLRVSLLPLRLNIDQDALFFLKDFFSNLASAVNPYMPVDPAAEVTVKVDPSQKGSEEAGPDGGLGPDLTASVETTYSEQSSSSAGSSSSSSEQPIYFREFRFTSEVPIWLDYHGKHVVIEQGTFAGILIGLAQLNCSELKLKRLCCRHGLLGVDKVIQYAVTEWLTDIRKNQLPGILGGVGPMHSVVQLFHGVRDLFWLPIEQYRKDGRIIRGLQRGAASFGTSTASAALELSNRLVQAIQATAETVYDILSPTPPLNRFAITEGRAPTSRPRRAAQPADLREGVAKAYDTVREGVIDTAQTLCDVASRGHEQKGLPGAVGGVLRQIPPTVVRPLIVASEATSNLLGGMRNQIKPDARKEDFLKWRTEDAQE, from the exons ATGTCTCGCTGGCTTTTCCCCTGGTCGGGCTCAATCAAGAAGCGGGCCTGTCGGTACCTTTTGCAGCACTACCTCGGTCACTTTCTGCAGGAGCGGCTGAGCCTGGACCAGCTCAGTTTGGACCTGTACAACGGCAGCGGTGACATCACGAACATCAACCTCGATGTGTGG GCGGTCAATGAGCTCCTGGAGTCTCTCGGGGCTCCCCTGGAGATGGTGGATGGCTTTGTGGGAAGCATACAGGTGACCATCCCCTGGCAGGCTCTCCTGACTGATCATTGCACCTTAGAAGTTTCTGGTCTTCAGATTACATGTCGACCCAAGTACCGAACCA GCGGAAACTGGGAGTCACAGGGATGGTCGTCCAGCATGACCTCCAGCATGCAGCTGGCTCAGGAATGCCTAAAGGACCCTCCAGAGGCGTCCGAGGAGCCGCCTGCCCCACTGGAGGGACTTGAGATGTTTGCACAAACTATTGAGACAG TTCTCCGCCGCATCAAAGTCACATTTATAGACACCATCGTCCGCATTGAGCACCAGCCCCTGGACCTGAAAACAGGTGTTGCCTTAGAAGTGCACATACAACG CCTGGAGTACTTTGATGAAGCCGTGAAAGATCCATCCAGCCAGACTGCCGTGCCTGTCGACATCCACCAGCCGCCCGCCTTTCTGCACAAGATCCTCCAGCTGACAGAGGTTCAGCTGTTGTACGACATCATCGGTGCTGTTCAG GGTCCTTTTGGGGAGGGGCATCTTAACTCAGCCACAGCCAgtgaaggagaggaggaggatgaggagagaGCAGAAGAAGCCAAACCCTTGAAAAGCACCGCCTGCCCCCCGTCTCAGCCGCTGCTCATAGGGCGATGCTCTGGCTCTATTGAAACTACAGTGAAGATCAAGCAGAACGACATGCTGCCTGGACCTaag TTGGAGTTGGACGGGAGGGGAGGATGTGTCCACATGCTGCTGTCTCCGGATCAAATTACCCATCTAGCAGACCTTCTGGCAGCCCTGTGCATCGACATTG AGCCGGAGAAGAAGTGTGGTGGAGTGAACAGTCGCCCGTTAGACTCAGAGGACCTGCGACTGATCGAGGAGGATCTTAGCAAGCAGCTGGGATCCAGTCCTAAAGACAGGGAGTGGGAGAACGAGCCCCACCTGGAGCCCTACGTCACCAGCCTGGAGAACGGAG aaatgttttactcCATGGGCCCTGCAGGGATGAGCAGCAGTGTTGCGTCCACTCGCTCTGGCAGCGAGCTGTCGGACAGCGACATGGAGTCCTCCACACACAGCCTGAGCAGCCTGACGCACCCGGCAGCTCTGACAGCACAG GGCTTGGCAAGCTGTCCTAGAAGATATCCTGTAGCAGGATGCTTATCCAGCCTGCCACATATCAGCAGGACCAGAG GGCGCTCACACAGTGGCCAGGCAGAGCAGCTGAAACCCGAAGCCTTGCTGCGCCTGACCCTCGGTGGGCTCACTCTGACCATGCTGCAGGAGGACCCGCCCTCTGATGGAGCCTCGTCATTAGCTCAGGTGTCTCAGTTGTTCTTCCGAGGGCTGCTTTCATTCAAGGAGAACATGTTGGCCAATAAAAACTTCAACCATCTGAGAAAATGCCTCGCCGCAGCCTGTCCACTCTCCAATCTCAG GTTGACGGGGGCAGCAGTGCAGGTGACATGTGAGACGCGCAGCGGGAGACGCCACTGTCGGGCCGTGACTTCAGACCTTTCTTTCAGCAGACTGGAACTGTTGGAGTGCCTCTGGCAGGATGGAAAACCTCAGTACTGCGAG tTACTTCAGTTCCAGAAAGCTGGACTGTTTACAGTCGGAGCTGCAGCCAGACCATGCGCCCAGCTACACTACAGCCTCACTGAAAAACACCTACGAAAA ggTAAGCAGCGTGTGTTGCGGCGGGACAGCGTGATACGGGTAGAGCTTGCGGAGCTGAGCGCCGAGCTGGACCTGGGCATCCTCAGCCGCCTGGAGAGCCTCAGCAGAGCCTTCAGCCACTGTCCGAGCCAGAACTGTGGACCAGGACTCATACAG aCCCAGAGCGTCGAACTTTGCTCGTCCTTCACCCTCCTGTCCCCCAACGCCGTGCTCAGACTTCGCTTCCCCATCCCAGACCTGCGGCCTCCCCCGCTGCGTCGGCCACCATCCCAGAGGGCAGTGAGGGAGGAGACATTGGTGCTGGAGCTGACAGAGCTGGAGCTGAAGCACCAGGAGGCCCCGGACCTGCAGAGCCAGCAGCCGGCCCCTGGGCAACAGTGGGGCCCCTGTCTCACCCAGCTGTTGGAGGCCTCTTTCACAGACATGCATG GATTGTATGAGGGCTGGGAGGGAGGCTCCTTCCCCTGCATCAGAGTGAAGAAAAACCACGACTCTATGCCAAG GATATCGGTGCGTGTGCGAGGCGGTGAGGCTCAGGGCCCAGCAGCGGGTCTGAGTGGGATGAATCTGGGCCTCATGAAGGATCTTGGGGCCACCTTCTTCGAAAGCCACtgtgaattcaatgagaaatcCAGCTCGCCATTTTCTTCTAACCGCACCATGTTTGAGACGGAGGAG ATGGTGATTCCGGCTGACCCGCAGGAAATGCTCCAGTTTCAAGAACAGTGTGTGGCTCAGTGTCAGTGCGCGGTGGACATCAGCTTCCCGCTGGCGTACATCCTCCTGCCCAGCAAACAGGCTTTCCAGAGCATCTACAACAG GATCAATAATGACCTGTTGATGTGGGAGCCgcctccccctcctcttcccTTGGCCCCGGGTCCCGACCAGAGCCGCCGTCCCTACGACGAGTTCCAGCTGTGCAAGTCGGCCTTCAAACTGG ACTCTGACTCTGAAGAGGATGAGCCTCAGTTTTACTTGGCCAACGATTCATCTGGAAGGATGCAGCAGTCAGTTCCTCTTCCCAGCCACAACCTCAGCCTCCTCTCCCTCACTGTGATTATTGGGAAAGGTCGCCTGCAAGCCAGAACTGACAGGAAG gAGGATGAAACTCAGGGAGAGCTTGTGCTTGACCTGGAAGGGGGGAAGATTTTCAGCGTGGCGCAGCATCAAAATGATCCCAACCTCAATTTCCTGACGCTGGAAAGCAAACGAGTGGAGCTCTACCACCGAG CTGTGGTTAAAGACACCTCCATCCCAGAGAGGTTAGAGATGCCTAGCTTCACACCACCCACACAGTTGGACCCCACCATCTACCCCACAGAGCTGGGAGTGAGCAGCGTACGAGGACGGGAAGAGGAGCCACAGATGTTGTCTACAGCCATCAAAATCACGCTGGACCTGCAGAGGAACGTCAAG GAGTTCCTGGTCGCTCTTCAGCTGCAAGGTGCCACCATGAGGCATTACATGACGCAGAGCAACCAGAGCTGGCACGAGCAG CTGATTGACTTCCTGGACGTTGTCGATGACCCCATCTTGGGCTACACGGCACCGGCTGTCATCACCATCCTCCACACACACCTCGCTTCCTGTGCTGTGGACTACAG gCCTCTGTATCTGCCCCTGAGAGTCCTGTTCACAGCAGAGTCATTTTCTCTGTCCAGTAACATCATTGTAGACACCGCCACCTTCCACCTCAG ATTCATCCTGGATGATTCTGCTCTCTACCTCTCTGACAAATGTGAGACTGACACAGTGGACTTGAGGAAAg ATTACGTGTGTGTTCTGGACATTGACCTGCTGGAGCTCGCCATCACCACATGGAAAGGCAGCGATTCTGGGAAGCTG TCGCAGCCTCTCTTTGAGCTGCGCTGCTCCAACAATGTGGTACACCTCTACACCTGCGCAGACTCCTGCGCCGCCCTGGTCAATCTGTTGCAGTATCTGGTCGCCCAGGGGGACTTGCACCCCCCGCCACGACACACCTCGCCTACTGAAATAGCTGGTCAGAAATTACCG CTGTCAGAAAGTCCTGCGTCTCTGCCGCCTTGTCCTCCAGCTGAGACCGCAGAGATCAACCAGTACGACCTGGCTGATGCCTTAATCGACACAGAGAGGAGCCACAGAGACAGTTTAGAGCCAG AGTCTCCTTCCGTGCCAAGGGGCTCTCCCGTCTCTGTCTATTTGTTTCCTGGCGAAGGTTCGAAGCAGAACCCGTCCGTTCTGCAGAGGGAGGAGTCTGAGCTCGATGGGTTGGTTGCCACGGCGATGGAGGCACAGCCTGATATGATACTAGATGATGGCTCCGAGGGCTCCACCGACAACGATGACTTCTGCATCCTGGAGGCGCCTGGCATGGGCATACCT CCCAGAGACGGAGAGCCCGTGGTGACCGTGCTGTGCGAAGGGCCCATCAAGGTGAAGGACAGCCACTTTTCCAGGCCTCGAGGAAGCTCCGACCTGCTGCGAGCTCCGAGCGGATTCCCGGTGCCGCACACCAGGGTGGTGCTGAAGGAAATCTCTGTGGTGTGGCATCTCTACGGCGGCAAGGACTTCGGTGGCAAGCCGATGTCCATACATGCTCAGAActcaaacag GGGTCGCTCTGTCCCTGTGGGTGTTCGTGGTTCTCCGTCTCGCTCCGTCGCCTCTGCCCGTCCTCAGAACTCCTGGCGCTGGGCTGGAGGCAGCGGCCGTCAGCACTCACTGCTGATGGAGATCCAACTCACCAAG GTGTCCTTCCAGCATGAGTCCTACCCAGTGGCAGTAGCAGGCCAGGACGGGGACGGGTCGCTGACCTCTGGGGTCGGCCCCAGCGGGGAGCAGCCTCTGTCCCGGCAGGTCTTCATCGTGCAAGAGCTGGAGGTTCGGGACCGCCTGGCCTCTTCACAACTCAACAAGTTCCTCTACCTCTACACCAGCGAGAGCATGCCTCGCCGAGCCCACTCCAACATG CTGACTGTGAAGGCCCTGCAGGTTTTACCAGAGTCGGGACTCGGAGGACCCGAATGTTGCCTAAGGGTCAGCCTGCTGCCGCTGCGACTCAACATCGACCAG GATGCTCTGTTTTTTCTGAAGGACTTTTTTAGTAATCTAGCATCCGCTGTTAACCCCTACATGCCTGTGGATCCTGCTGCTGAAG TCACAGTGAAGGTGGATCCTTCCCAGAAAGGCTCTGAGGAGGCCGGACCAGACGGCGGTCTCGGTCCTGACCTCACAGCCTCCGTGGAAACCACCTACAGCGAGCAGAGCTCCTCCTCTGCcggctcctcctcttcctcatctgaGCAGCCAATCTACTTCCG GGAATTTCGTTTCACCTCTGAAGTGCCTATCTGGCTCGACTATCACGGGAAGCATGTGGTCATTGAGCAG GGGACGTTTGCAGGGATTCTGATCGGTCTGGCTCAGCTGAACTGCTCTGAGCTGAAGCTGAAGCGGCTCTGCTGCAGACACGG TCTACTCGGTGTGGACAAAGTGATCCAGTACGCCGTCACAGAGTGGCTGACGGACATCAGGAAGAATCAGCTGCCGGGCATTCTGGGAGGCGTCGGCCCCATGCACTCAGTAGTTCAGCTCT TCCACGGAGTGAGGGATCTCTTCTGGTTGCCCATAGAGCAGTACAGGAAAGACGGGCGCATTATTCGAGGTCTCCAGCGGGGGGCAGCATCGTTCGGTACCTCTACAGCATCAGCTGCCCTGGAGCTTAGCAACAGGCTGGTGCAGGCCATCCAG GCTACAGCGGAAACGGTGTATGACATCTTGTCTCCAACGCCTCCACTGAATCGGTTTGCCATCACCGAGGGTCGGGCCCCCACAAGTCGGCCCCGCAGAGCCGCGCAGCCGGCGGATCTCAGAGAAGGAGTAGCCAAAGCTTACGACACCGTCAGAGAG GGAGTGATCGACACGGCTCAGACCTTGTGTGATGTGGCGTCCAGAGGCCACGAGCAGAAAGGTCTCCCTGGCGCAGTGGGCGGCGTCCTGCGTCAGATACCGCCCACAGTAGTCCGACCCCTGATAGTGGCTTCCGAGGCGACCTCCAACCTGCTGGGAGGCATGCGGAACCAGATCAAACCCGACGCTCGCAAAGAGGACTTCCTCAAGTGGCGCACGGAGGACGCACAAGAATGA